DNA sequence from the uncultured Fretibacterium sp. genome:
CATCAGGCCGACGAGTACGTCACCCTAAAGGCGGTGCTCCAGTCGGCGCGGATCTTGGAGGAGTACGTCAGGACGATCCCCAGCGCTGAGGACGGAGAGGGATAGGGGCCGTTCTTCCTCCGTTTTTGGGTGGATTTTCTTTTTTGTGCCTTACGTTCGGCGCGCTGCGGCTGCTGTCGTCTTTCGGGCGGGATGTTTTGGCCTTGGCCCGGTCCTGCAGCCGATTCGCATAGGGGGATTCGTCCCCGTAAGTCTCAAAATTTTTTTGAAGAAGGGGAAAGAGAATGGCAGTCAAGCAATATGTGCACTCCGCTCCAAACTTCAGTGCCGGTCGGGACAAGGCGGTCGTGGATGCCGTCGTCAACGAGGTTCGTAATATTCCCGGCGTGCGCTTCATTGATTGTTATCCGGACGCGGACTTCGACCGTACTCCCGTGGAGCTTATCGGCGAGCCGGAGCCGCTGGCCAGAGCGTTGGTCGCGATGGCGGGCAAGGCCTACGAGCTGATCGATATGCGCGTGCAGAAGGGGAAACACCCCCGCATCGGCGCGCAGGACACCATTCCGCTTTTCCCGCTGCGCAATATAGGGTTGGACGAGGTCAAGGAGCTCGCGTTCCGCATCGGTCGGGAGCTGTGGGAGAAGTACGGCGTGCCCGTGTTCTTCGCGGGGGTCAACGCGCGCTCCGAGGAACGGCGGGAGATATCCTTCATCCGCCAGGGGCAGTACGAGGGACTGAAGAAGCTCCTCGAGGAGAATCAGGGCAACCCCGCGGTCTTGGAGTCGCGTGCGCCCGACCTGGGGAAGGGGCTGCTTTCCGAGAAGAGCGGCGCCACGATTGTGAGCGCCGGAGAGAGAAACCTGGTGGCCGTCAACGTGCTGCTGAACACGAAGGACCTGGACGTCGCCAAGAGGATTGCGAAGATGGTTCGCGGCCCCTCGGGCGGGTTCAGCACCATCAGGGCCGTGGCTTTCACCCCGGACGGGTACGAGGAGGCGGCCGTCTCCATGAACATGTTCGACACGGACAGCACGCCGCTCTACCGCGTGGTGGAGCTGATCCGTTCCGAGGCCGCCAGCGTCGGGGTCTCCGTGAAGGGCGTCCAGATGAGTGGCGTGTTCCCCACGAAGGTCCTGCTGCAGTGCGCGGACCACTATCTTCACCTTCTGGATTTTCAGGAGCATCAGCTGCTGGAACACAACATGCTGTTGCTGGAGAGCGAGTAGGGACAGGGGGCGTTCGCCCCGCGGGGGCCGATTCGACGGGAAGCGTCTCGGGGCGAGGCGCTTCGTGGTGGAGCGGAAACGGCGGTTTTGTTGAAACGGTAGTTTTGTTTGAAGATAAGATAGTAATTTTGTCGAAACAGTGGTTTTGTTGAAACGGCGGTTTGATTGAAATGTAGTTGGAAGGAGGTTCCTATTCATGAAGTACGACGTGATCGTGAAAAATGCCAGGATACCGCAGGGCGATGGAACGGCGCTGACGAACATTCTGGTGAAGGACGAGAAGATTTCCGGTTTTGTCGATTGCGCGGAGGGTATCGAGGCCAGGGAGGTCATCGACGCGAAGGGGTTCCTGACCCTGCCGGGGTGCATCGATTCCCATACGCATTTTATGTATCAGGGCTTCAACCACAGGGAGAACTTCGTCACGGGCTCCGCGGCGGCGGCCCGTGGCGGCATCACCACCATCATCGACATGCCCTGCTGCTCGGTCCCGTCCGTCAGGAGCGTCAAGCAGATGGACCTGAAGAGGAGTCTGCTTGCGCGCCAGGCCCTGGTGGACTTCGCCCTGTGGGGCGGCGTCACGGGGGAGGACGTGAGGGAGGACCGCCTGGACAACGTCGCCGCTCAGGCGGACCACGGCGCGGTGGCCTTCAAGGTCTACATGACGCCGTCGGTCCCCACCTATCCCAGGGTCACCGACCCCGAGATGCTCGAGGCATTCAGAGCCGTGGCCCAGACGGGGCTGGCGGTGGGCATCCACGCCGAGAACTTCGCGATGTGCGACTTCTACGTGAAGAAGTTCCAGAAGGAGGGCCGGATGGACGGTCCGGCGTGGGCCGAGGCCAGGATGGAACTGGCCGAGAAGGTGGCCATCGAGCTGGGCATATCCTTCGCCGAGGCCGTGGGGGCCCGGCTGCATATCGTCCATATGAGCACGGGCATCGGCGCGAAGCTGATCCGCGGGGCCAAGATGCGCGGCCTGAACTGCACCAGCGAGACCTGCCCGCACTACCTGACGCTCAACTATCAGGAGTCCATGACGAAGTACGGGGCCTGCGCCAAAATAGCGCCTCCCCTGAGGACGAAACGGGACAACGAGGAGCTCTGGCAGGGACTGGTGGACGGCAGCGTGGACTTCATCGCGACGGACCACGCGCCCTACGAGCTCGAGAGCGAGAAGCGCTTCGAGGGCATGAACATCTGGACGGCCTTCCCCGGGATTCCCGGCGTGGAGACCATGGTCCCCATCCTCGTTTCGGAGGGCTACAACAAGGGTCGCCTTACGCTGAGCAAGCTGGTGGACGTGCTCTCCAAAAACGCGGCGATTCATTACGGCCTGTATCCCAAGAAGGGCGCCATGCATATCGGCTCCGACGCCGACTTCACGATCATCGACCTGGATAAGGAGTGGACGATCGACGTCAAGAACGAGGCCTCGATGTGCGGCTACACCCCCCTGGAGGGGATGAAGCTGAAGGGGCGCGTCGCCAAGACGGTCGTCCGGGGGCATGTCGTCTTCGAGGACAAGGTCGAGAGCACCCTCTCCGGCCTGAGCGACGCGGAGCTCCGCAGCCTCGTGCACGAGTACCCCGAGGAGATCCAGCGCGACTACGCGGACCTCTTCAAGGAGTTCGACAACCTGGAGAGCCCCCAGTACAAGAAGGGGTACCGGAGGGAACATCCCGAGGTGGTGGACGCGCACATCCGCGGCATCAAGGGCATCGTCGCCAAGCCCGGCAGCGGGCAGTTCATCCCGCGCCAGAGCATCCAGGTGCTGGACCGCGTTTTGAAGTTCTGAGTTTTGAAGTGCTGATGGTTCAGTCCCTATCCATATCCGGAGGAGAATGAAGGAGGCAGGGAGAGATGAATAAGAGAAAAATGGGGATTTTTGTGGCCTGTGCTGTGTATTTCTTTGGGGTTGGTTGTTGCAGTGCCGTTGCCGCTGAATATGTGATGAAATTTGCCCATGATC
Encoded proteins:
- the ftcD gene encoding glutamate formimidoyltransferase, which encodes MAVKQYVHSAPNFSAGRDKAVVDAVVNEVRNIPGVRFIDCYPDADFDRTPVELIGEPEPLARALVAMAGKAYELIDMRVQKGKHPRIGAQDTIPLFPLRNIGLDEVKELAFRIGRELWEKYGVPVFFAGVNARSEERREISFIRQGQYEGLKKLLEENQGNPAVLESRAPDLGKGLLSEKSGATIVSAGERNLVAVNVLLNTKDLDVAKRIAKMVRGPSGGFSTIRAVAFTPDGYEEAAVSMNMFDTDSTPLYRVVELIRSEAASVGVSVKGVQMSGVFPTKVLLQCADHYLHLLDFQEHQLLEHNMLLLESE
- a CDS encoding dihydroorotase family protein, with the translated sequence MKYDVIVKNARIPQGDGTALTNILVKDEKISGFVDCAEGIEAREVIDAKGFLTLPGCIDSHTHFMYQGFNHRENFVTGSAAAARGGITTIIDMPCCSVPSVRSVKQMDLKRSLLARQALVDFALWGGVTGEDVREDRLDNVAAQADHGAVAFKVYMTPSVPTYPRVTDPEMLEAFRAVAQTGLAVGIHAENFAMCDFYVKKFQKEGRMDGPAWAEARMELAEKVAIELGISFAEAVGARLHIVHMSTGIGAKLIRGAKMRGLNCTSETCPHYLTLNYQESMTKYGACAKIAPPLRTKRDNEELWQGLVDGSVDFIATDHAPYELESEKRFEGMNIWTAFPGIPGVETMVPILVSEGYNKGRLTLSKLVDVLSKNAAIHYGLYPKKGAMHIGSDADFTIIDLDKEWTIDVKNEASMCGYTPLEGMKLKGRVAKTVVRGHVVFEDKVESTLSGLSDAELRSLVHEYPEEIQRDYADLFKEFDNLESPQYKKGYRREHPEVVDAHIRGIKGIVAKPGSGQFIPRQSIQVLDRVLKF